A genomic region of bacterium contains the following coding sequences:
- a CDS encoding APC family permease, with protein MSSETGFRKSLTLTGVTVNAMALIAPGAFLWITYQVQASQVDAAGASTAMDIWPGLALALVLAFLTAISYAMLSELYPNAGTGSSYYFAEKAFLDKEESTLHRWARLAKYVVGWISHLYYWVYPGVMVAMMATMIVYILGLSNINLPPAAQVGIAVAFSFATAYVAYRGISGSTLASLLVNVIQIAALVLISVLALSYRFGGPHVTFVHPNLANVVLPHNLSHVLFQATVAILLLVGFESATALSAEALHPSFVSRGVILSLIIQGLIAYLFEYFATGAWMNTAYALKDAKGKLLTGYDAAGISSAPIGDMVRSLGNTMLGGIGFALLLVIALTVAIAVFGTTLACMNTGVRLTFAMGRDEEVPAILGLLHGRYATPHFGLWLMAIVSAVIGGFGVLSIMNLTAITFLSNIGTFLLYGLTNFVAFIAFRRAPQARTVKHVLVPLLGVVANIGMLLAVIYLGILGGGDTRTAALISIITAGAWLVAGGVFFATNSRARSREVWAVRPTETA; from the coding sequence ATGTCGTCGGAGACCGGGTTTCGAAAAAGCCTGACGCTCACCGGCGTGACGGTCAACGCGATGGCCCTCATCGCGCCGGGAGCGTTTCTCTGGATCACCTACCAGGTGCAGGCCTCGCAGGTCGACGCGGCCGGCGCGTCGACGGCGATGGACATCTGGCCGGGGCTCGCGCTCGCGCTCGTGCTCGCGTTCCTCACGGCGATCTCCTACGCGATGCTCAGCGAATTGTACCCGAACGCCGGCACCGGGTCGTCGTACTACTTCGCCGAAAAGGCGTTCCTCGACAAGGAAGAGTCCACGCTCCACCGCTGGGCGCGGCTCGCCAAGTACGTCGTCGGATGGATCTCCCACCTGTACTACTGGGTCTATCCCGGCGTCATGGTCGCGATGATGGCGACCATGATCGTCTACATCCTCGGGCTGTCCAACATCAACCTGCCGCCCGCGGCCCAGGTGGGGATCGCGGTCGCTTTCTCCTTCGCCACGGCCTACGTCGCCTACCGGGGCATCAGCGGCTCGACGCTCGCGAGTCTCCTGGTCAACGTGATCCAGATCGCGGCCCTGGTCCTGATCTCCGTCCTCGCGCTGAGCTACCGGTTCGGCGGACCGCACGTGACGTTCGTGCACCCCAATCTCGCGAACGTCGTTCTGCCCCATAACCTCAGCCACGTCCTCTTCCAGGCCACGGTCGCGATTCTGCTCCTCGTCGGGTTCGAGTCGGCGACCGCGCTGAGCGCCGAGGCCCTGCACCCCAGCTTCGTCAGCCGGGGCGTGATCCTCTCGCTGATCATCCAGGGGCTCATCGCCTACCTCTTCGAGTACTTCGCCACCGGCGCGTGGATGAACACCGCCTACGCGCTCAAGGACGCCAAGGGCAAGCTCCTCACCGGCTACGACGCGGCCGGCATCTCGTCCGCGCCGATCGGCGACATGGTCCGCAGCCTCGGCAACACGATGCTGGGCGGGATCGGCTTCGCGCTGCTGCTCGTGATCGCGTTGACGGTGGCGATCGCCGTCTTCGGCACGACGCTCGCCTGCATGAACACCGGGGTCCGGCTCACCTTTGCCATGGGCCGGGACGAGGAAGTGCCGGCGATTCTCGGCCTGCTCCACGGACGGTACGCCACCCCGCACTTCGGCCTGTGGCTCATGGCGATCGTATCCGCCGTCATCGGCGGGTTCGGCGTCCTCTCGATCATGAACCTGACCGCGATCACGTTCCTGTCGAACATCGGGACGTTCTTGCTCTACGGCCTGACCAACTTCGTCGCGTTCATCGCGTTTCGCCGGGCGCCGCAGGCCAGGACGGTCAAGCACGTCCTGGTGCCGCTCCTCGGCGTCGTCGCCAACATCGGGATGCTCCTCGCCGTCATCTACCTCGGCATTCTGGGCGGCGGCGACACGCGCACGGCGGCGCTCATCTCCATCATCACGGCCGGGGCCTGGCTCGTGGCGGGCGGCGTGTTCTTCGCCACCAACAGCCGCGCCCGGAGCCGGGAGGTGTGGGCCGTCCGCCCGACCGAAACGGCCTGA
- a CDS encoding CDGSH iron-sulfur domain-containing protein: MADVTITPLDNGPYLVKGPVKIIDAQGGVFEVKKETVALCRCGGSTTKPFCDGTHSKVGFAAANRAVRGD; this comes from the coding sequence ATGGCCGACGTGACGATCACGCCGCTCGACAACGGACCCTACCTCGTGAAGGGGCCCGTGAAGATCATCGATGCGCAGGGCGGCGTCTTCGAGGTCAAGAAAGAGACGGTGGCGCTGTGCCGTTGCGGTGGTTCGACAACCAAGCCGTTCTGCGACGGCACGCACAGCAAGGTCGGGTTCGCTGCGGCCAACCGCGCGGTGCGCGGCGACTGA
- a CDS encoding sugar ABC transporter permease produces the protein MAYLLLTPAALLVFGVVAYPLGWQVWTSLTSRSVAEPVTRFVGAGNYMALLADAGFWGAAANTLGYVVITTILKLAVGIAMGMGLAHPFPGRTLAFIAAFLPWAYPAGPAEVGWFWFLIPPIPASYANFMAHLRLFFDNALGYGTWGFISVVLLNVWRGGSFVGIFLLAARNGIPDQLFEYAALEARSGWQMFWMVTVPILRPFLALAAFLTLTSAVGDLSNLWMQSGQRDVYPIVWTQAIQLALNGGLWGQAAAESLVLLPALIAILLICFRLFEPLEEGQT, from the coding sequence TTGGCCTATCTGCTGCTTACTCCCGCCGCCCTGCTTGTCTTCGGCGTCGTCGCCTATCCGCTCGGCTGGCAGGTGTGGACGAGCTTGACGAGCCGGTCCGTCGCCGAGCCGGTCACGCGCTTCGTTGGCGCGGGCAACTACATGGCGCTGCTGGCCGACGCGGGGTTCTGGGGGGCGGCCGCCAATACCCTCGGATACGTCGTGATCACGACGATCCTGAAGCTCGCGGTCGGGATCGCGATGGGTATGGGCCTCGCCCATCCGTTCCCGGGACGTACACTCGCGTTCATCGCGGCGTTCCTGCCGTGGGCCTATCCGGCCGGTCCCGCGGAGGTGGGCTGGTTCTGGTTCCTGATTCCGCCGATTCCCGCCTCCTACGCCAATTTCATGGCGCACCTGCGGCTTTTCTTCGATAACGCCTTAGGTTACGGCACGTGGGGATTCATCAGCGTGGTCCTTTTGAACGTCTGGCGGGGCGGCTCGTTTGTCGGCATCTTTCTCCTGGCCGCCCGCAACGGGATTCCCGATCAGCTCTTCGAGTACGCTGCCCTCGAGGCCCGGAGCGGATGGCAGATGTTCTGGATGGTGACGGTCCCCATCCTGCGGCCGTTCCTCGCGCTGGCGGCGTTCCTCACTCTGACGAGCGCGGTCGGCGACTTGAGCAACCTGTGGATGCAATCCGGCCAGCGCGACGTCTATCCGATCGTCTGGACCCAGGCGATCCAGCTGGCCCTGAACGGCGGGCTGTGGGGGCAGGCGGCCGCGGAGTCGTTGGTGCTCCTCCCCGCGTTGATCGCGATTCTCCTCATATGTTTCCGCCTGTTCGAGCCCCTTGAGGAGGGACAGACGTGA
- a CDS encoding ABC transporter permease subunit — translation MRRHRPDAGLAGGRRRRRRLGRVLHGLLLALLAAYSIFPIYMLTVESLKTVNEDQFGNPLYVRQTSFEWYNGLFEDEEWVTSGGMTRHTVPFLHWALNTAIVFSVALVLVLGTSLAAAYALARLRPPGWQWWRRAMLATFLVPQTLLFLPLFQVVFRLHLDDSLLSLVLTYPMLAIPFCVWLLSAYFQKLAPEIEESAYIEGAGRWTAFTRIVLPISWPVLVAAGLFALGVMSSDFMLAGVFLPNQWHQTIAAGMATMNVSLEDLSVVAGINAGGLPVLLIAALLARTYTRGLTAAMIEGA, via the coding sequence GTGAGGCGGCACCGCCCCGATGCGGGACTAGCCGGCGGGAGGCGCCGGCGTCGCCGTCTCGGCCGGGTGCTCCACGGCCTACTGCTCGCCCTCCTTGCGGCGTACAGCATCTTCCCGATCTACATGCTGACAGTGGAATCGCTCAAGACCGTCAATGAAGACCAGTTCGGCAACCCGCTGTACGTTCGGCAGACGAGCTTCGAATGGTACAACGGCCTGTTCGAGGACGAGGAATGGGTCACCAGCGGCGGCATGACGCGGCACACCGTGCCGTTCCTCCACTGGGCTCTCAACACGGCGATCGTCTTCAGCGTTGCGCTCGTCCTCGTGCTCGGGACCAGCCTGGCGGCGGCTTATGCGCTCGCGCGCCTGCGGCCGCCCGGGTGGCAGTGGTGGCGGCGGGCGATGCTCGCGACGTTTCTGGTTCCTCAAACGCTGTTGTTCCTGCCGCTGTTTCAGGTGGTGTTCCGGCTCCACCTGGACGACAGTCTGCTGTCGCTCGTCCTGACGTATCCGATGCTGGCAATCCCGTTCTGCGTCTGGCTGCTGTCGGCGTATTTCCAGAAGCTCGCGCCGGAGATCGAGGAGTCGGCCTACATCGAAGGCGCCGGCCGGTGGACCGCGTTCACCCGGATCGTGCTGCCGATCAGCTGGCCGGTGCTGGTGGCCGCGGGACTCTTCGCCCTCGGAGTGATGAGCAGCGACTTCATGCTGGCCGGCGTGTTCCTGCCCAATCAGTGGCACCAGACGATCGCGGCCGGGATGGCGACGATGAACGTCAGCTTGGAGGACCTGAGCGTGGTGGCGGGGATCAACGCCGGCGGTCTGCCGGTGCTCCTGATCGCGGCGCTGCTTGCCCGGACCTACACCCGGGGCCTGACGGCCGCCATGATTGAAGGGGCCTGA
- a CDS encoding NAD(P)-dependent oxidoreductase has protein sequence MKVTTVGVIGLGEMGLPMARRLRGAGFHVLGRDVDDKRARELATFGGEIVPSAGDVGAGSDVTIVMVRTPVQAEAVVLGEGGVLERARRGTLLIVMSTVGVPCMRRLADAARRRGLRFLDAPVSGGRARAEDGTLTIIVGGAAADVEAARPLLAAMGTQIEHVGEAGAGTTVKMANQVLLTVSLLAAREMADLTGAAGLAAEAVWNVLRTCTGTTWVVEHWPVVREWIEGYRPGTSLDILVKDTGLALDTAREAGVSAPVLGLVSQLIVGLTHDLDASTRGRL, from the coding sequence GTGAAAGTGACCACGGTGGGCGTGATCGGGCTCGGTGAGATGGGACTGCCCATGGCGCGCCGGCTCCGCGGCGCGGGATTTCACGTTCTCGGCCGTGATGTTGACGATAAACGCGCGCGCGAACTCGCTACGTTCGGCGGTGAGATCGTGCCGTCGGCAGGGGACGTCGGTGCCGGCTCGGACGTCACGATCGTGATGGTGCGGACGCCCGTTCAGGCTGAAGCCGTCGTGCTGGGCGAGGGCGGCGTGCTCGAGCGCGCGCGGCGGGGAACGCTGCTGATCGTGATGAGCACGGTCGGTGTGCCCTGTATGCGCCGTCTCGCGGACGCCGCGCGCCGGCGCGGTCTCCGGTTCCTCGATGCGCCGGTGAGCGGGGGACGCGCCCGCGCGGAAGACGGCACGCTCACCATTATCGTCGGTGGCGCCGCGGCCGACGTCGAGGCGGCGCGCCCCCTGCTTGCCGCTATGGGCACGCAGATCGAGCACGTCGGCGAGGCGGGCGCCGGGACGACGGTCAAGATGGCCAATCAAGTGTTGCTGACCGTGAGCCTGCTCGCCGCGCGGGAGATGGCGGACCTCACGGGCGCGGCCGGACTGGCCGCTGAAGCGGTGTGGAACGTCCTCCGTACCTGTACCGGGACGACGTGGGTCGTCGAGCACTGGCCGGTCGTCCGCGAGTGGATCGAGGGCTATCGGCCCGGCACGTCGCTCGATATTCTGGTGAAGGACACCGGCCTGGCGCTTGACACGGCGCGCGAGGCAGGCGTGTCCGCGCCCGTGCTCGGTCTGGTCTCGCAGCTCATCGTCGGGCTTACCCACGACCTGGACGCGTCGACCCGCGGCCGCCTGTGA